TTCGGGAGGGTGCGCGGGCGAGCGCCCTCGATCCACTGGGACACAGAAGCCATGCGTCGATCCTTTCACCTCCGCCGAATCGGGTGGCCGCGCGGTCGGCTCCTCCCATAGGCTGGGCGCCGGTGCAACCCGTGACGAGCGTCCCCGAAGACCCGGCACCCACAGCGCCGCCGGTCGAGGTGGCACTGCTGGGTGACGTCGCCACACGCCGGGACGGGATCCTGGCGCCATTGGCCGGGCCCCGCGCCCGCAGCCTCCTCGTCGCGCTCGCGCGCCGCCCCGGGCGTAGTCGCAGCGCGGCCGCACTCGTCGAGGACGTGTGGGGTGAGGCGCCGCCGAGGTCGCCGTCGAATGCACTGCACACCCAGATCTCCCGGCTGCGGTCCGCCCTGCCCGATCGTGTCATCGAGGTCGGCCCGGCCGGATACCGCCTGTTGCTCGAGCCCGAACAGGTCGACCTGACCCGGGCACGAATGTTGGTGCGCCAGGCGGGGCAGTGCCACGCGGACGGCGACCAGCAGGGCGCCCTCGCGGCAGTCCGGCAGGCCCGCGCACTCTGGCGGGGCGATCCCGGCGCCGACCTGCCCGACGGGGATCTCGCGGACGATCTGGCGACGGAGGCGGCAGCCCACCGGTGCGCGCTCGACGCGGTCGAGCTCGTGGCGCTCGTCGCCGCCGGTGCGTACGGCGACGCGCTGCCGATCGCGCGCTCCGCAGCGGGTGTCTCCCCACTCGACGAGGGGAAGCACGCGCTGCTCATGGAGTGCCTGCACGGGGTGGGGCGGTCCAGCGAGGCGCTCGAGGTGTTCGCGGGGCTGCGCGGCCGGCTGGCCGACCGGCTGGGTGCGGATCCGTCCGCACGGCTGATCGATCTCAACGCCACCATCCTGCGCGGCGAGCAGGACACCCGCGCGCCGGCGGGGGACGGCGCCGCGGGCGTCGAGCCCGAGCCCGCGGGACGCACTCTGCCCACCGTCATCGGGCTCCGGGCCGCGCCCAACCAGCTCCTGGGACGGAAGACCGACCTGGCCGCCCTCGAACTGCTCCTCGAGTCGTCGCGTGTGGTGACGGTCCTCGGACCCGGCGGCACCGGCAAGACTCGGGTGGCGCACGCGCTCGGCGGCGAGGTCTCGACGCGGATGCCGGTCGCGCTCGTCGAACTCGCCCCGCTGCGCAGCGGCGAGGACCTGATCGCCGCGATCAGCGGCACGCTCGGTCTGAGCGAGGCCGATCTGGCCCCGGGCGGGCTCACCCGCACCCGGATACACGACGCGCGCCAGCGGCTGCGGGACGCGTTGGCGACCCGCCCGTCGCTGCTGATCCTGGACAACTGCGAGCACCTCATCGACGACGTCGCCGACGTGGTGTCGGACCTGATCGCGGCGAGCCCGCATCTGACCGTTCTCGCTACCAGTCGCGCTCCGATGGCGATCACGGCGGAATCGGTGTATCCGTTGCCGCCGTTGGCGATCCACGACGACGGATCGCCCGCGATCGAGCTGTTCCGGGCGCGCGCCCTCGCCGTCCGGCCCTCGGTGCGGCTCGATCGCGGCGAGGTCGAGCGGCTCTGCCGGACTCTGGACGGTCTGCCGCTCGCGATCGAACTCGCCGCGGCGAGGGTCCGTACGCTCAGCGTGGAGGAGATCAACGCCCGACTCGTCGACCGCTTCGCGCTGCTGCGCTCGGGGGACCGCACGTCACCCGAGCGCCACCGCACGTTGCGGGCGGTCATCGACTGGAGCTGGAATCTCCTCACGGACCCGGAACGCGCCGCCCTGCGCCGGTTGTGCCGATTCCCGGCAGGATTCACGTCGGACGCGGCCGTGGCCGTCGCGCAGTGGGGCGAGGTCGACGACGCGGCGGACGCCCTCGAGGGCCTGGTGAACCAGTCGATGCTGTCGGTCGTCGAACCGGCCGAGGGCGCCGACGCGGTGGCGTTGCGCTACCACATGCTCGAGACCGTGCGGGAGTTCGGCGAGGATCAGTCGGACGGTGACGAGTCCACCGAGGTGCACTCCCGAACCGTCGCCTGGGCGGAGCGCTTCTCTCGAGAAGTGTTCCGCGACTTCATGTCCGGCCGGCAGGTCGCGGCGGCGCATCGGGTGGAGGCCGAGCACGACAACCTGCTCGCCGTGCTGCGATTCGCACTGTCCGAGAGGCTGGTTCGCACCGTCCTGACGGTGTTCCCGGTGCTCGGCGGCATGTGGTCCTTGAGGGGCGCGCACTCGGAGGTCTTCACGTGGGCGCCGCGCGTGATCGAACTCGACGATTCGGGACTGACCCCCGCGGACGTCCCCGGCGATCACCTGGCGTCGACGTACGTACTGGCCGGCGCTCACATGGCGATGGGTGGGAACCTGCGCACGGTCGCGATCGCCCGCACGCGTCTGCGCCGACTGCTCGCCACCCGCACCGATCTCAGCGAGTCGTCTCGGGTGAACGCGACGCTGATGCTGGTGCCCGCCTCCGGGCGTGGCCTGCCGCGGGCGCTCGCGACGGCGGTCCGCTCCACTGATCCGGGGGCACGCAGTTCCGCGTTGATGGCGCGCTCCAACCTCCGGGAGAACAACGGCGACCTGTTCGGCTCGGAGTCCGACGCCCGACTGGCGCTCGACCTCGCCGAGCACTCGAACGACAGTTGGGGTCTGGCGATGGTGTGTCAGCACCTCGGCAGCCTGTGCGCGCAGTCCGCGCGGTACAACGACGCCGTCGACTACTACCGCCGTTCGGCCGAGGGGTTGTGGGAACTGCACCTGTACGACGAGAGCCTGCAGGTGCGGGGATTCATGGTTGCTGCGCTGGTCGGGGCCGGCCGGATAGCCGACGCCCGGGCCGAACTCGCGAGGCTCGTCCCGATGGACTCGAACGCGCCGAGCAGCAGAACGAACAACGAGGACACGCACAATCAGGCATCGCTGTCGGCGAGCACCGCGGAAGCGGATCTGGCCGTCGGCGAGGTGGATCGTGGGCTGGCGGAGTACCGGCGTGCGGTTGGGCACGCCGGCGGCCTCGCGGGCGAGTTTGCCGCCGATCCGTTCGAGATCATGGTGGCTGCGGCGGCTGTGGACGCGCACGTCCTCGCCGGGCGTCCGGAGGTGGTCGCCGATCTCGCCGACCGGCTCGCGGTGGTGTCGAAGCTGCGGCTCGGGCCCCGCGGGTACCCCGATCTGCCGCAGACCGGTGCGGTGGCGTGCGCCGTCGCCGGCTACCACATCACCACCGGAAGCGGTGCCGTCGAAGGCGCGCCGCGGCTCCTCGCTCTGGCGACGAGAGTGCGTGCGCGACAGGACTATCCGTCGATGCGGCTGGACCGTCACCTCGACGTCGCGCGCGCCGCGGTCGGCGACGACGCCGTAGCGGCGGCGCTGGCGTCCGTAGAGGGGGCACCCCGCGCCGCCGCGCGTCGTGAGATCCTCGACCTGCTCTCCACGAAGGAGGAGTGAGGCCGTCAGGCCTTGCGCATGTAGGTGCGCACCGTCAGCGGCGCCATGACCGCCACGATCACCGCGGCACCCAGCAGGGCCCACACCGCATGGATGCCGACGTGCCCGTCGTTGGCGAGTTCGCGGACCGCGGTGACGAGATGCGAGACCGGGTTGACGTTCACGAACGCCTGCATCCAGCCCGGCATCGTCTCGGCCGGCACGAACGCGTTGGACATGAACGTCAGCGGGAACAGGATCATCATCGAGACACCCTGCACGGCAGAGGCTTTGCTCATCAGCACACCCATGAGTGCGAAGATCCAGCTGATCGCGAACGCACACACCATGACCAGCAGTGCGGCGCACACGACGCCGACGACACCACCGCCGGGCCGGTAGCCCATCGCGATACCGACGACGATCGTGATGGTCGTCGCGATCAGGTACCGCACGACGTCGGCGAGCAGCGCCCCGGACAGCGGCGCGATCCGGGCGATCGGCAGCGACTTGAACCGGTCGAACACCCCCTTGTCCATGTCTTCCCGCAGCTGGGTGCCCGTGACGATCGACGTCGTGATGACGGTCTGCACCAGGATGCCCGGGATGATGATCGGCAGGTACGACTGCACGTCCCCGGAGATCGCGCCTCCGAAGATGTACGTGAACATGAACGTGAAGATGATCGGCTGCACGACGACGTCGAACAGCTGCTCGGGGTTGTGCTTGATCTTCAGGATGCCTCGGTAGGCCATCGTGAAGCTGTGAGCGACCGAGTCCCGCAGGCTGACCCGGTCGACGGCCTGGTGGGTCCGGGTGCCCGCGGTGGTTGCGGGCGAGGTGAGGGTGGTGGTCATGCGACGCTCCGTTCGGACTCGGCGGTGTCGTGGCCGGTGATGGTGAGGAAGACCTCGTCGAGGCTCGGCTTGGAGACCGTGATCTCGTCGACCGCGATCGACAGATCCCGCAGTCGCACAAGCAGATCCGCGGTCACCGTCGGATCCGACAGCGGCGCGGTGATGCGCCCGGACTCGGGGGTGACGGTGGCCGGGACCCCCAGCATCGACGAGATCACGTCGCGGGCCTCGTCGGTCCGCCCGCGGTCGGCGAGGGTCAGTTGCACGGCCGATACCCCGACCGACGCCTTGAGTTCGTCGGAGGTGCCGTCGGCGATCACCCGGCCGCGATCGATCACCGCGATCCGGTCGGCCAACTGGTCTGCCTCGTCGAGGTACTGCGTCGTGAGCAGCACTGTCGAGCCCTCGGCGACGAGGCGCCGGATGGTCTCCCACATCTGTGCGCGGGTGCGCGGATCGAGCCCGGTGGTCGGCTCGTCGAGGAACAGCAGCGGGGGACGCGCGATCAGGCTGGCCGCGAGGTCGAGACGTCGCCGCATGCCGCCGGAGAAGTTCTTCAGCGGCTTCGACGCCGCCTCGGTCAGGGCGAACTCTTCGAGGAGTTCGGCGGCCTTGCGCTTGGCGTCGGCGCGGCCCAGGCCGAGGAGCCGCGAGAAGATCACGAGATTCTCTGTGGCGGTGAGGTCTTCGTCGACCGAGGCGTACTGTCCGGTGACACCGACGAGGGAACGGACCGCCGTCGATTCGCGGACGACATCGCGACCGAAGATCCGGGCCTCGCCGCCGTCGGGGCGCAGCAGCGTCGCGAGCATGCGGACCGTCGTGGTCTTGCCTGCGCCGTTGGGGCCGAGGACGCCGTACACCGAGCCGGTGGGCACGGTGAGGCTCACGCCGTCCACCGCGCGCTGCTGCCCGAACGTCTTGACGAGCCCGACGGCTTCGATCGCCGGGGGTGAGGTGTCGAGGTTCATGACCTCATCGTGACGTGTCCCGCTTACACGGGGCTTGCAGCGCTCTTGCACCGTGCGAGGCGTACACGTGCACCGGGGCCGTGGTGCGTGCACCGCGGCCCCGGGTCTTCAGGAGGGTTCGTATTACTTCGGCAGGCCGACGAGCCCGCCGAGCAGATCGCCGAGGTCGGGGATGATGTCGCCGAGGCTGCCGGTCACGGTGCCGAGGCTGCCGAACACCCCACCGACGGGCACGATCTGCGGCTCACCGAGCACCGGCGTGGGGTTCGTCAGCGCGATGCACGCACCGACGAAGGCGTACACGCCGTCGGCGAGCGCACCCGTCGTGTACGCCTTGGTGGCGCCTGCCGGAACGGCGTCGAGACCGCTGGTCCACGCGACGAAGCCGGGCTCGAGCAGCTTGGTCGGATCGTCGAGTGCCTTCGGAACCTTCGCCGAGTCGATGGCCACCGCGCCGCACGTGCTGGTCGGGTATGCGACGTTGGGGTTCTGGACCGTGACACCGACGACGTTGCCGTCGGCCTCGGTGGTCAGGACCGGTCCCGCGAACTCCTGGGAAGGGGCGGCCGACGCGATCGCGGGACCGGTGAGCAGTGCGGCGCCGGAAATCGCGACGGCGGCGGAGCGGGTGAGGACGGTTGCGGATCGTGTGCGCATGGTCGTGTCCATTCAGCGGTGGGAAGCGGATCTCCGCCGTGGTTCGCGGGCGAACGCGGACGGGGATCACCCGCGGAAGGCACGGCGTCGGATGCGCCTCGTGCAACGGGAATCGTGAAAGGGGAACATGCGCGGCGACCCGGACATCCCCGACCTACAGCCGGGCCGCCGCGCACGATTTGGGGAGTTACCCGGCCTGCGAGGAGCCGGCCGAGATGGCCTTGATCAGGCCGTCGATGTTCCCGCTGGTGAGGAACTCGGTCAGGTTCTTCAGAGCACCGTTCTCGAGGCTGCCGAACATCGCGTTCTCGGGCAGGCTGACGATCTTCGGCTGGCTCACAGCGGGAGCGCCGGAGGTCGAGGTGCACTCGCCGATCACGGCGTACACGCCGTCGTTGAAATCAGGGGTGGTGAATTCCTTGGTGCTCGCGGCACCGACGCGCTCCTTGGTCTTGACCTTCCATGCCGCGAAGCCCGGCTCGAGGAGCTTGGAGGGGTCCTTCTCGAGTTCGGAGAGCCTGGAGGCGACGATCGCGTAGGCGCCGCAGGTCGTGGCGGCGTCGGTGTTCGGGTTCTCCACGGTGACCGTGATGGCGTGTGCGTCGGCGGACGCGGTGATCTTGGGCGCCGACACGGCGGGTGCGGCGGTGGCGAGAGCCGGGACGGCGAGTGCCGACGCGGCTGCGATTGCAACGCCACTCACCGTGCGGGCGAGCGTCTTCCGGGAACGCATATGCATGAACAACCCCTCATTCGTGGAAAGTCTTTCTGACGGATGAGTGATCGCGGTGTCTTGTCCCCGACAACCAAGATCACTTGCGTGAAGCATCAAGGCTGGGTCAACTTCGCGCAACACGAATCTCCGCTAAAGGTAAGGGGCGGACTTTGCCGACGGGCCCGGACCGGACATCCCTACCGGCCGGTAACGGAATTGAACAGCGGAAACCGCTCTGCCCGAGCCGGATTGACCCGTTCTATAAC
This genomic stretch from Prescottella soli harbors:
- a CDS encoding BTAD domain-containing putative transcriptional regulator, translating into MQPVTSVPEDPAPTAPPVEVALLGDVATRRDGILAPLAGPRARSLLVALARRPGRSRSAAALVEDVWGEAPPRSPSNALHTQISRLRSALPDRVIEVGPAGYRLLLEPEQVDLTRARMLVRQAGQCHADGDQQGALAAVRQARALWRGDPGADLPDGDLADDLATEAAAHRCALDAVELVALVAAGAYGDALPIARSAAGVSPLDEGKHALLMECLHGVGRSSEALEVFAGLRGRLADRLGADPSARLIDLNATILRGEQDTRAPAGDGAAGVEPEPAGRTLPTVIGLRAAPNQLLGRKTDLAALELLLESSRVVTVLGPGGTGKTRVAHALGGEVSTRMPVALVELAPLRSGEDLIAAISGTLGLSEADLAPGGLTRTRIHDARQRLRDALATRPSLLILDNCEHLIDDVADVVSDLIAASPHLTVLATSRAPMAITAESVYPLPPLAIHDDGSPAIELFRARALAVRPSVRLDRGEVERLCRTLDGLPLAIELAAARVRTLSVEEINARLVDRFALLRSGDRTSPERHRTLRAVIDWSWNLLTDPERAALRRLCRFPAGFTSDAAVAVAQWGEVDDAADALEGLVNQSMLSVVEPAEGADAVALRYHMLETVREFGEDQSDGDESTEVHSRTVAWAERFSREVFRDFMSGRQVAAAHRVEAEHDNLLAVLRFALSERLVRTVLTVFPVLGGMWSLRGAHSEVFTWAPRVIELDDSGLTPADVPGDHLASTYVLAGAHMAMGGNLRTVAIARTRLRRLLATRTDLSESSRVNATLMLVPASGRGLPRALATAVRSTDPGARSSALMARSNLRENNGDLFGSESDARLALDLAEHSNDSWGLAMVCQHLGSLCAQSARYNDAVDYYRRSAEGLWELHLYDESLQVRGFMVAALVGAGRIADARAELARLVPMDSNAPSSRTNNEDTHNQASLSASTAEADLAVGEVDRGLAEYRRAVGHAGGLAGEFAADPFEIMVAAAAVDAHVLAGRPEVVADLADRLAVVSKLRLGPRGYPDLPQTGAVACAVAGYHITTGSGAVEGAPRLLALATRVRARQDYPSMRLDRHLDVARAAVGDDAVAAALASVEGAPRAAARREILDLLSTKEE
- a CDS encoding ABC transporter permease, producing MTTTLTSPATTAGTRTHQAVDRVSLRDSVAHSFTMAYRGILKIKHNPEQLFDVVVQPIIFTFMFTYIFGGAISGDVQSYLPIIIPGILVQTVITTSIVTGTQLREDMDKGVFDRFKSLPIARIAPLSGALLADVVRYLIATTITIVVGIAMGYRPGGGVVGVVCAALLVMVCAFAISWIFALMGVLMSKASAVQGVSMMILFPLTFMSNAFVPAETMPGWMQAFVNVNPVSHLVTAVRELANDGHVGIHAVWALLGAAVIVAVMAPLTVRTYMRKA
- a CDS encoding ATP-binding cassette domain-containing protein; amino-acid sequence: MNLDTSPPAIEAVGLVKTFGQQRAVDGVSLTVPTGSVYGVLGPNGAGKTTTVRMLATLLRPDGGEARIFGRDVVRESTAVRSLVGVTGQYASVDEDLTATENLVIFSRLLGLGRADAKRKAAELLEEFALTEAASKPLKNFSGGMRRRLDLAASLIARPPLLFLDEPTTGLDPRTRAQMWETIRRLVAEGSTVLLTTQYLDEADQLADRIAVIDRGRVIADGTSDELKASVGVSAVQLTLADRGRTDEARDVISSMLGVPATVTPESGRITAPLSDPTVTADLLVRLRDLSIAVDEITVSKPSLDEVFLTITGHDTAESERSVA